The nucleotide window gttcagcacagagcagaaactCAGGCTGCACAACGCTGGCTAGGGCAGGGCAGGGTAGGGAAGGACAAGACAGAGacaaacaaaatgcatttaGTGGCACCTGGCACCACTCCTGCCCCCAGCAATGTGGTCAGCATAATTAACACCATTTCATAAGGCAAGCAGCCCTTCTGTGTCACTGAGGGTGTCACCTATTAGTGGGTCACCCTTTGCCCAGTTATCAGGCACTGAAGGTCCTGTGAACCAAGTAGATAAATCAAACGGGtttctgctttccctccccATGGGCCTCAAGATTCCTTGGCACCAGTCTGATTACTCTCTTCCGTGCTGTCCTTGAAGGTCCCAGGCACCTGGCCAACCCAACAGAGGTGATGACCCGATCACAGAAGAGGGAAGTATTAACAGCACCCATAGCACTATCCACAAAATCAAGGAGTTACAAATCCTAAGTGGGAACTTGTATCACAGCTGCTGGTGGACAGTGAGACCCAGGACccctcagcagccagggatACCCCCGCTGTCATGTGCTTCCAATGAGGACTAAGTGAATGACTCAAATTCTTTTATGTGATTTTTGAGTCTTCATTATGTTCATTATTGATATAGCAAACCATATATTAAGATATGTCCAGATCTGTAAAGAGTCCAGCTGATTAGAAACCACAAACTAAGAGATACTATAAAATTCTGTTCTATACTACTTATAAAATTGTACTACACTGATTCTGCCTACAGAAATCCTGTACTACCCTGATTGTAAATGCCACATTAGCAATAAAATCCTGTTAAGAATATAACACATTAACTGTAACGACAACAGTATCATTGTCACTTTCCCAAGAATTCCTAGAAGCACATGTATGACCCTGTGTCAAGAGACAGCCTCCCAAGGCAAGGGGGGGTCCTGTCAGCCCCTCTAGAGCTGTGTAGTGTCCTACAGGGATGGCTGATACTGCTCAAGCTCCAAGTTATACAAATCTCCATGTTTTCCCTGTACTTAGAGCCGGGAGGAGGGGAATACATCCCGCCTGACCCTCGCCCTGCAAAAGGATATGCGAGAGAAGAACAGGTCGAGGTTCTCGATGTGATGCCACGGAGctgaaggaagaagcagcacaggGTGAGGGGTTCTCAGCACACCCACCCCTGGTGTTGTGACCAGCACAACCTACCCCTTCCCCCGCTGCCCCTGGCACCCGAGGCGCCGCACCAGCCCCGCAGCCGCCACCCCGGCCCCCCCTTGGTGTCCAGCCTCTCCCCTACGCCCCCGGCCTCTTCCGCACCCCGCCGCCGGCCAGGCCCCAGCCCCCGGTGCCATCGCTCACACTTGGCGCCCTCGGGGACGTGGACGAGCAAGTCGCCGCCACCGGGGGGAGACTCGGTGGAGGAGCTCTCCAGGCGCTGGTACTGCGTCTCGAAGTGGGCCATGGCggggccccgcgccgccgccgccgccaccggcgcggcccggcccggcccggccctggcGCGGCCCGCTTGGCCCCGCCCGCGACTGGCGGGCACGGCGCCCAATGGCGAGCGGGGGGTGGGACACGGGAGGCCAATGGGCGCGCGGGATGTGACGAGCGGCGCTTCcgggcccggcggcggcggccgcgcgtGAGCGACGGGGCGGGCACGGGGGAGCGGCCCCGGGGGTGACGGGGATGCGGCGGCCCCGGGGGTGATGGGGGTACGGCGGCCTCGGGGGTAACGGGGAGGCGGCGGCTCCGGGGGTGCGGCGGCTTGGAGGTAACGGAGGTGCGGCGGCCCGGGGGTGATGGGGGTGCTGCGGCTTGGGGAAGGGGGATCACGCACAGGCTCCGGGTGCGGTGCGGGGCAGGGCTCGGACGGGGCCAGAGTGATGGGCCCATGGGACCGGTGTCGGGGCGGTCACTGGCGGGTGGTTCCCGACGGACCCATTCCTCAGCCATGTCCCCTCCGCTGGAAGCAGTAGCCATGTCAGAGAGCAGGTCGGTGTTTGAGGCCGCTCAGGACCCTGAACTCCTGCGCGGGCTGAGCCTTGTCACCGGAGTTGCTGCGGATGCGggtgctgcccagctggcaccTGCGAGCCACGGTGCGTGGGGCTccgcgggagcggcgggagggAAGTTATCTGACTAAGCTCGTGTCCACCACAGATTTATGTTCTGTCCCCAGCTCAGATTGGGTGATCACCCCGGAGCTGGGCCATAGGAGCTACCTGGTGGGTGGGtaaatgggcttttttttggtgACACCCCGAGGTCCCCGAAGCTCCTTCAACCATAGGTTTCTTTGAGTTGGCTgaggagggacagaggaggCTCCACTCCTTGCGGTGCAGCCTGCAGGCTGCCTGTGTACAGCCCTCCCTTGTTCTTCCAGAGAaacctgcagcacccagctgtgAGGAGAAGGCCCATGGGGTCGCTGAGGTGCCAGAGAGGATGTGTTGCTTGACCTGCGGGCAGGTGTTTGGGAGCCGAGAGGAGCAGGTGAGTAGGGCTGAACAGTGTGAAgtgggagtggggctggcaTGACTAGTGGGATCCTGCTATGGAAGCTCAGCCCCAGCATGGTGCAGCCCAGTGTTGGCTGTTTGCCCACTGCTCACGACCTATTGGGATCTGGCACTGAAACCTTGTATGTTATCAGTTAAAGGTATCATTAGTAAGTAAAGGGTAAGTGCAGCACAGGCCTGTACTTGTTCAGATTAATTGTTTCATGGGTAACTCCTTAAAATACTGTGATTTTCCAGTCAGGACCACTGAAGGAGCCCAGCATCAGTTTAGTCCTTGTCACCTCATGCCCTTTGGTGCTGATGGCTTTCATGGACCACCAAGATGCTGCCAGCTCATGCTTTTTTGCTCCACAGACTGAGCACTACCGTCTTGACTGGCACCGCTTCAACCTGAAGCAGCGACTCCTGGGGCACCGGACGCTGCCTGAGGAAGTGTTTGAGGAGAAAACCCGCACAGGTGAGAAGCTGGATTGTCTTCATTAGAGCCCAGGGGCTGTCAGCCACCTCACTGGGGTTCTCCTGTACAGGGATGAAGCCTTCTGCTAGTGCAGGGTTCCTTTTTTCTGTCCCTGTGGTGTTTTCTCcggatccagccctgctcctgagctATTAGGATTTGTTATAGGCAAAAGGGGATGTTTTAACTGAGCCCCTGCCTAACCCTGTCTGGGGATTCAGAGCTCAAAACTCCTATGTCCCCAGGTCACAGCCTATTTGTGATATATAGGGTTATTTGACAGAACATTTCTGGGGTTGTGGGCAATCTGCAAGTGCCCTTGGAGTCACCTCGATAGTTTTGGGGAGGCTGTTCAATaatctttgctttatttcactgcatctttcttttccttgcaggTGATGTTTCCAGCATCTCAGGATCTGACTCAGATAGCTCTGATGTGAGCAGTGAGTCAGAGTTGCTGCCCTCCGTCAGTGACACTGGCCGGACCCAGCAGATTCCCCGCTCCCACAAAGTGCTGCTCCGCAATGCGAAGGGCCAGCTCATCTCCGCCTACCGCTGTGTGCTGCTCACTGGGAAGGCAAGTCACAGCCCAACTGTTTGGGAGAGGGAGTCCAGAAAAGGTGGTGGCACTCGGGTGTAGATGTCTCTCTGATAGTCTCCTACCTCCTGTGCTAGGAAGGGCGGACTCTGGTGCCAGGTCAGAGCCCCAGACTTGTTGGCGGCCTGTTATTTGGCTCTGGGGTGCTCCCAGAAACCTGCTTCTGGTGCTAGCAGAGAGGCTGGTCTctgtcctggggacagcaggaggtaAGGCCATGGGTGCTAGCAAGGGTGTCTCTGTATCAGGGTGACATTGAGGAGTCGGTGGAGCTGACAGCATCACTGCAGAGCCTCAGTGCAAGCACATGCTGGGTTGTGCTGATGATGGGTGGCGGGCACTTCGCAGGAGCAGTGTTCCGGGGGTGAGTACAGGGGGACAGCAGGACTGTCTGGGCACagtcagctggagctgcttttgcATGGTAATGCCACGCACACTAAGCTCTGTGGCTCATGCCTGCCCCTCTCCACAGCCTGAAGGTGCAGGAGCACAAGACCTTCCACCGGTACACGGTGCGAGCACGGCGGGGCACAGCGCAGGGCCTTCGGGATGCTCAGACCCCAGGCTCAGCCCCCAGATCGGCTGGGGCCTCCCTGCGCCGCTACAACGAGGCTGCGCTGCTCAAGGTGAGGGTGCAGCActgggctcctggcagggagtgcTCTTGCTGCCTCTGACAGGTGGTACCAcgctgctgccctccagcagcagcgTGGTACCACCTGTCAGAAAAGGGGCAGGGCCCAATTGACGTTACTCTCTTCTGGAtttgtccctgctccagagctaTGTTTGCCCATATAGTGTGCTCAGGATCCCATAAagcttctcctttctccccaggATATTCAGGACctcctggcagcctgggcacagcacctgAGTGAAGCTCAGCGCATCTTCCTCCGGGCCCCTCATCACAATCGTGCACTGCTCTTTGGTGGCAGGAATCCACCCCTCACCCGAGGGGACCCTCGCATCTGCCACATCCCCCTCAGCACCCGCAGGGCAACCCTGCGAGAGGTGCTGCGAGTCCACGCCACGCTGGCCAGCCTGCAGGTGTATGGTGAGTTGGACCAGCCCTCATGCCTGTGGGTCAGGGCAGGTGGCATGACGTGGTCCATTGTGCATTAGGGGACACTACCCTATGGGGTGGAGGTGCTTGCTCTTCAGCCCTCAGTCCCTGGAGACATGGGGTGCTCCCTGTCCTCAGGCAATGACGGGAGCGCCCTTGCTGCCTAGGGAAGGACACACCACTGGAGGACATCACTGGGTCCCCCCGGAAGGTCTGgcagaagaggcagaagaagGCAGAGGTGGATCCCCCGCAGGAGGACACAATTGGTGAGTTGAACCATGGAGGGAGACATGACTCTGAGCAAGCAGGAGGGCTCTGATGTTATGGCATGGGCATGGACCACATTGGCAGTTTCAGAGTGTGGCCAGACAGGAGAAAGGCTGTTCTTGGCTCAGAACCCTGAGTGATTAGTTCTGTGTATGGAGCCTTAGCCCCAGTCTTATCAccctcctcagccccagaggaggaggaggaagaggagcaagaAAGTCCTACAGGGGAACTGGAGACTGTGGAAGTGACACTGGGGACCTTGGACCTCCGGGAGTTCGAAGTGATGCCCAAGAGAAACCgcaaaaggaggaagaagagggacAAGAAGGTGGAGAAAGGTGAGGGGAAGAACTGGCAGGGGCAGTGTAGAAAGGCATGGATGGGATGCAGGCTGACTCTGACCCTCTTCCTCACGTGTTGCCTGTGCAGGGCCTTGTGCTAAAGAGACTGGTGGGCAGGCTGGCTTGGAGCcagtgacagagctgcagggggaggctgaggctgggctgcTTCCCTGGAGCAATGGAGGTGAGTGGCTTTGGCTGGATGCCTGCCCCATTTACTGGTGGCTTTTCAGTCAGGTGAAGAGCACATTGTCCTGCAGATGCCCAGAACACCTGGGTCTGAGAAGTCTTAAGTGCAGTCGTGTGCCTTTGAGTGAGCTGTGTGTTTGGAGCCAAGGGGGTCAGGCAGCACCTGGTTAAGCCAGGTGTATTGGGGGGATTGGAGTGGGTCTTACTTCAGGAGGAGACTTGGCTGCTGACAACAGCGCCTAGCAATGCCATAGGACATGGCTGCAGACTCTAAAGGTGGTGGAGATCCTACAGTGCCCAAATCCAGCTAGCAAGCTGATGCATTGTGTGTGTTCCCTGGTCAGACcagagtgctgctctgctcagtctGCCCATCGGACCCCCCTCCTGTTCTTCCCTCACAGGAGACCCTCAGACCCAGCTCTGCGATGCTCTGTTCACTGCCTGCAAGACAGGGGATGTGCAGacactgcagcacctcctgggaGTGCCAGAGAATGGGAGCCTGCCACAGCACAGTGAGAACGGGCAGTCTCTGGATATGGCCCGCTCCCTGCTGAACCAGCCCGTGGATGAGCAGGGCTGCACCCTGCTTCATGTGGCAGCACaagctggcagggctgaggctgtgtgtctgctgctggaggcaggagcagacccTACCCTCAGGTATGGCTGCAGGGCACCCAGTGGTTCACAACCCCTGCTGTGGGAGTCCAGCAATTCACTCCTGTCTCAGCTACAGGAAACTGGTGCCACTCTTGTCCTGGGACAGCCAGTATTGGTCTCTGTGACCCAGTATGTCCGGGGTTTTTATGGGAGGCCTAGGAGCTGAACCAGCcttctctctgcctgcctggtCTGGTATGGCAGCAGGGGGCACTGCCTCAAAGTGCACCAAGGTTTATTGGTAAGCATTTCCAAGGGCCAGGATGAGACAAAAGCCCCGTGCAGGGGCTTTGAGAGGCAAGAACTTGGAGGACATGAAGGATTCCTAATCTGGTATAGGAATAAGGAATTTTCCCCTCCTTGGCTGATACTGTGGCCTGCAGTACACACTGCTCATCTCTTGGGGGGGTCACTGGGCTCATAGCCCAGTGGGATGCAGACAGTACGATGGTAGTGTGAGCGAGCTGGTCTCCCTTGTctcacagggacaggcaggagaggacTCCATACTGCACCTCTGCTGACAGACGGACCCGCAATGCCTTCCGCAAGTTCATGGTGGACCATCCAGACAAATACGACTACAGCCGTGCCAAGGTGGATGCCTGCCCACTAACCTCATCCACAGGGGTGCCCCAGAGCAAAGCTCTCCTTTCCCACTTGTGCATTGCCCCAGCTCAGTGGGAGATGCTGCCTGCCCTCAGGTGCCAGGGCCCCTGACACAggagatggaggccaagaagcTGGAGAAGAAGCGGGCACAGAAAGCCCAGCGGAAGCAACGGCAGCAAGCACAGCGGGAGGAGCAGCACcgctgggagcaggagcaggaaaggaagcAGTGGTTTGCAGCCCTGTCTGACAGGGAGAAGGTGAGGGTTGGGAAGGGGATCCAACCTAGATAAGGCAGTGCTGATGTGgtgggctctgggcacagcagatcccaggggctgcaggggctgagctgttTCTACTCCCCAGAGGGCACTGGCTGCTGAGAGGAGGTtggctgcccagctgcaggacaccGGCACAACTCTTGCCAATATCAGGTAaccatcccagcagctctgaagacAAATTCTCCCATGTCAGTACAGctgtttcctgcctttcttgCTCCAGTTCTCATTTCCAGTTCAAAGCTATTCCTGACCACCCAATTCCCAATAGTGCTTTTGTAAAAGTTTcctccctcccttgccctgctcccctgAAATATCTTGCTAAAGATGACTTGGTCCACTTGCAGCCAGATCTGCAGCAAGCCAATGCCCCAGCCACTCCTGTGTCCCTGTTTACTTTCCTCTGCCACTCCACAAGGTTTGTTGGCAAACAGCACTCCCCATGCTTTTCTGGGCAGGGGCTTTACAACCTTTATAGGGCCAAGTCCCTAAATGTTCATTCTGCCTCAAAGTACCTCACATCATGCTCAGACTGAGCATGTCCCCCAGGGAGTATGTCTTGGCCAGGCCATTGGGTGAGCACTTCAGCCCTGTGAGAGCGgaggagccccagctccctcaggctgCTCGTGTCTTGTGTCACGGTCCAGGCAGGGAATCCTTTCCTCTACTAACTCTTTTGCAAGTGTCCCCTTTGctcaggggcagctctgctctttcctgcAGCCGCTGCTGGCATTGTGGAGAGTCCCTGTTGGGACGGATCCCTTTCCACTACCTCGACTTCTCCTTCTGTTCCACGGCCTGCCTGCAAACACACCGCCGGGCCCAGGCTGGCCGCACCTAAAGCTGGAGACTGCTGCCACCTGCCAAGGACCAGTGTGGTGGGGACGTGGCTGAGCACTGGCTGTACGGCAAGGGAGAACCTGTGCAGCAGCGATGGTCAGAAGGACTGAGCTGGCCATGTCACTCTCTGGGCATGAATATCACTCTGGGTGGTGACTCTGGCAAAGTTAATAACTGAGAGGTCTGCATGTGCTAGTGTGAGGGGCTGGGACTGTTCAGTGGCCTGGCTTCAGCCAACTGCTGCCAACTTTTCTCATGGCTACCTCATAGGTTGCTATCTGTGGGTGTAAGGACAGATCCTGACACATACAGactctgcagccctgagctACCTCCAGCCATGCCTGTCGACACCATCAAGGTTGTGCTTTTACCTCTCCTCTACTGGCTGCCATCAGCATCTCAGCCGTCATGTTAGCAGCTACTTCCCCTGCCTACATTGTCAATAAAGAGGTGCCTTGAACCCCTGGCCATGGGGGAATCAGCATGGTCACTGAAACTATTTGGGGATGCGTGTTGCATTGACATGCAAATCAAGCTCAGTCCTGAGTCCCTTACTCATTATCAGAGGCCCTGCTTGTCCCCAAAGGTCTGTGCCAGGACCTGTGCCACTTTCCTTAGCCCCTGTGCTTTGTCAGCCCCTTGCCatctccccagccccagtgaGAGGCAAGGCCAGTGCCCAGCAGTGTTTATTCTGTGGCCATGGTGCTGCAGCCAAATGTCCTGTTGTAAAGGGGTCGGTCAAGGAAGAGCAAGAGAGGAGTGGGAGGTGCCCTTTCTAGCTCCAGCACTGTAATGTTGTTGGGGTGGCCAGCGTGCAGCACCGAGCCAGGCACAAAGAGGGTCTGCTGGGGCCCACGACAGCTCCAGTACCGGCCCAAGTTGAAGCCATTTATCCACAGCAGTCCCTGGAAGATGATGGAGATGGGACTGAGCTGTGTCCTGGTTCACTCTTACCCCTTTCCCAGTTATGCATTGCCTTACCTTGCTCCAACCTGGTAACTTCACAAAGGTGTCCCAGGCAATGCCAGGTGTCTCAAAGGTCCCAGTGTAGAAGGCTGCCCCCACTCGGCCCCCACTGCTTGATTTTGGCAGAGCAGCATGGGGCCAGCCCTGTTGGACTGCGGTGTCTATGGCCAGGGGATAGATGAGCCAGTTGCTGAGAGGCCTGGAGTTCAATGAGAGGTTTCCCAGCAAGCCCTGAGATGCAACAGGAGGGGAAATGAAGCAGCAGTATCTGCCAGGACGcttggggcagccccagggcgTGTCTCTCTGGCAGCAGTGAAGGTGGGATGGGATCCCCTCTAAGGAGTGAAGGGCCCTCGCAGCTCTGGCAGCATAAGTGGGAGAGGGGTGCTAGTCTCTGAGCCCTGTTCTGGCAGGTCTGAGATGAACCAGGGAGCAGGACTGGAATTGGCCCCACAAAAGCTAGACTGTCTCAGGTGGCAGTAGAGGGTGTTTGGTCACATGGGTTgccaggccattccctctggAGCCTAAGGGCGCTCTCCCCTTACCTTGAAGTCACTGGTGTTGGCCCCGAAGCTGATCCTGCCCATGTTCTCCATGAGGATGTCCAGGGTGTCCCCTGCCTTGCCTGTTACCTGCAGCGTTGTCTGCCCGTCCCTCTCCAGCGTTCCCTGGTACTCCTAAAGCCACAaagtcagtgctgctggcccATGTTTGGATCCCACCACCCCCAACACTGCCAGTAGGCACAGagcatcctgctgccagcccaccagagccaaagctgctctctgccctcaAAGGAGGCAAATTTGGGCCCAAGAGCCACCCCGCAAAGGCTCAGTACAGTTTCTTGCTGTCCCCAAGACCCTGGGATGGCACAGCCCTCTGGCGCACTGTCCCAGGGACTGGTATGCTCCCATAGCCTCACCTTCTGCAGCATCACATAGCCACGGTCACAGATGCTGTGGGGAGGAGCACCCAGCGTGGCTGGGTCTGGTacatcccagggcagctgtgtgTGGTACACCACAAAGCCATGGACCTGCAGGACACAGTGCAGTGGCACAGGAagggaaatggagctggaagtgagctctgctcctctgccccagagccagggccaGGCAGACAGGAGCATCTCCACAAGTGTCCACCACTACACCCAGCCTCTCACCTGCTTTAGGGCCTCAAAGGTGAGAGGGAACTGGCTCTGGATGGGCCCAGAGGGGCACAGCACATCCAAGACATCCAGGAGGTCAGCATACTGCAAAGAGAGGGATGGGTGCTGGGCAGTTGAGTAGTGCCACGCTGGGGCAGTATGGCCTTCAGGAGGGGCACTCACCTTCCGTAGGGCCACCCAGCCATAGGCATACTTGGGGGTGGCAGGTGGCATCGGGccagctggcaggggctggaactgAACAGCAGACTGTCAGCTACCCCATGGCAAGCAGGGAGAtgtcccttgccctgctggtaCAcaagcagcagtgcccagtacTCTCCCCTTATTCCTGCCAGGTTTGTTACCTTGCTGATGACCGTGCGAATGGCAAACAGCTTCTCAGTAGGGTCTCCTGCCTCTGAGAGGGGGGCATCATAGTCATAGCTGGTGGTCACTGGTTTGTACTGGCCCTTGTAGTCAGCACCTGGCCAAGGAAGGGGttctggcacagcccagggcatggaacccagccccaggctggcttCAGTGCAATGTGGGGGGGCATGACCCAGAACTGTGAGCCCTTGCATAGGCATGAAAGGAGTCCCCAGGAGAAGATAAGCTTGGGTTCAAGGGCCCTTGGCTATGTGTCAACCTGCcccatggaaaagaaaagagccTGAAGCAGGTTTCTCAGGGATGGCGAAGGAAAGCTCTCCAGCCATGCAGTGTGCCCCTCCCTCCCTAGAGCAAGGCTCTACTCACCGCTCCAGTAGGCAAAATTCGTCCCTCCGTGGAACATGTACCTATGATACACCCCAGAGAGCCTGGTCAGCAACACCACAGACCCAGCAGGGGCTCACCAGGCActgccccttccctccagcaccCACAGTCCCTGCTGGCCTGATCCCAGTGGGATGAAGGCAAGTGGTGATGCCCACTGCCCTGgtggctgtgccctctgccaCCTGACTACTTGCATGTTTatgctggctcccagctgcagcatgtCCTCCAGCCCCTGGGCCACCCACGCTGCGCTGGTGCTGGCATGTGCCTCGCCCCAGTAGTCCAGCCAACCTGTGTAGTACTCAGAGTTTACCTGGAGGACAAAGAGACTGTCACCTGCAGCCTGGGCCAGCACCCCTCCTTGCCTCACTGCCCGGCACCTCTGCCTCCCCAAAGCCGTGGCATCATTCCCCCCACAGCACCCACGCCAAGCTCACCAGGGGCCCCTTCGGTTCCACGCGGCGCTGGGCACCAAATGCCTCCGTCACATTGGATCCTGTGGAGGTGCAGAGGGGGAGGTTGGAGCAGGACAGAGAAGGGACCCAcaccctctctctcctcctcccccacagGGATACCTGGCCCAAAGTCGACGGTGGCATAGAGCCCCTGCAGGGTGCCGCAGCGCAGCTCCTCGGCTCGCGTGCTGTCGGTGGTGAAGAGCAGCACCTCGCTGCCCAGCAGCGCCCGAAAAGAGCCCAGCAGGTGCCGTAGGTATCCGTAGTCACAAGCATAGTAGCTCCCATATTCATTTTCCACCTGCGAGCGAGGCAGGCACACATTATGCACGTGGCAGGGTTGCAGACAGGTCACACTGCCCACTGGGATGAGCACCAACTTCCCCCCTTTCCTCTGGACATCATCAGATGTCTTGACAACCCCCCAGGAGATCCTGAGCATAACTTTCCAGTGCCAGCatgagctccagctctgccagtgtCCCTCCAACCACAGCTGTGGTGATGG belongs to Serinus canaria isolate serCan28SL12 chromosome 7, serCan2020, whole genome shotgun sequence and includes:
- the ANKZF1 gene encoding ankyrin repeat and zinc finger domain-containing protein 1 isoform X1; translation: MGPVSGRSLAGGSRRTHSSAMSPPLEAVAMSESRSVFEAAQDPELLRGLSLVTGVAADAGAAQLAPASHEKPAAPSCEEKAHGVAEVPERMCCLTCGQVFGSREEQTEHYRLDWHRFNLKQRLLGHRTLPEEVFEEKTRTGDVSSISGSDSDSSDVSSESELLPSVSDTGRTQQIPRSHKVLLRNAKGQLISAYRCVLLTGKGDIEESVELTASLQSLSASTCWVVLMMGGGHFAGAVFRGLKVQEHKTFHRYTVRARRGTAQGLRDAQTPGSAPRSAGASLRRYNEAALLKDIQDLLAAWAQHLSEAQRIFLRAPHHNRALLFGGRNPPLTRGDPRICHIPLSTRRATLREVLRVHATLASLQVYGKDTPLEDITGSPRKVWQKRQKKAEVDPPQEDTIAPEEEEEEEQESPTGELETVEVTLGTLDLREFEVMPKRNRKRRKKRDKKVEKGPCAKETGGQAGLEPVTELQGEAEAGLLPWSNGGDPQTQLCDALFTACKTGDVQTLQHLLGVPENGSLPQHSENGQSLDMARSLLNQPVDEQGCTLLHVAAQAGRAEAVCLLLEAGADPTLRDRQERTPYCTSADRRTRNAFRKFMVDHPDKYDYSRAKVPGPLTQEMEAKKLEKKRAQKAQRKQRQQAQREEQHRWEQEQERKQWFAALSDREKRALAAERRLAAQLQDTGTTLANISRCWHCGESLLGRIPFHYLDFSFCSTACLQTHRRAQAGRT
- the ANKZF1 gene encoding ankyrin repeat and zinc finger domain-containing protein 1 isoform X2, with product MSESRSVFEAAQDPELLRGLSLVTGVAADAGAAQLAPASHEKPAAPSCEEKAHGVAEVPERMCCLTCGQVFGSREEQTEHYRLDWHRFNLKQRLLGHRTLPEEVFEEKTRTGDVSSISGSDSDSSDVSSESELLPSVSDTGRTQQIPRSHKVLLRNAKGQLISAYRCVLLTGKGDIEESVELTASLQSLSASTCWVVLMMGGGHFAGAVFRGLKVQEHKTFHRYTVRARRGTAQGLRDAQTPGSAPRSAGASLRRYNEAALLKDIQDLLAAWAQHLSEAQRIFLRAPHHNRALLFGGRNPPLTRGDPRICHIPLSTRRATLREVLRVHATLASLQVYGKDTPLEDITGSPRKVWQKRQKKAEVDPPQEDTIAPEEEEEEEQESPTGELETVEVTLGTLDLREFEVMPKRNRKRRKKRDKKVEKGPCAKETGGQAGLEPVTELQGEAEAGLLPWSNGGDPQTQLCDALFTACKTGDVQTLQHLLGVPENGSLPQHSENGQSLDMARSLLNQPVDEQGCTLLHVAAQAGRAEAVCLLLEAGADPTLRDRQERTPYCTSADRRTRNAFRKFMVDHPDKYDYSRAKVPGPLTQEMEAKKLEKKRAQKAQRKQRQQAQREEQHRWEQEQERKQWFAALSDREKRALAAERRLAAQLQDTGTTLANISRCWHCGESLLGRIPFHYLDFSFCSTACLQTHRRAQAGRT
- the ANKZF1 gene encoding ankyrin repeat and zinc finger domain-containing protein 1 isoform X3; translated protein: MCCLTCGQVFGSREEQTEHYRLDWHRFNLKQRLLGHRTLPEEVFEEKTRTGDVSSISGSDSDSSDVSSESELLPSVSDTGRTQQIPRSHKVLLRNAKGQLISAYRCVLLTGKGDIEESVELTASLQSLSASTCWVVLMMGGGHFAGAVFRGLKVQEHKTFHRYTVRARRGTAQGLRDAQTPGSAPRSAGASLRRYNEAALLKDIQDLLAAWAQHLSEAQRIFLRAPHHNRALLFGGRNPPLTRGDPRICHIPLSTRRATLREVLRVHATLASLQVYGKDTPLEDITGSPRKVWQKRQKKAEVDPPQEDTIAPEEEEEEEQESPTGELETVEVTLGTLDLREFEVMPKRNRKRRKKRDKKVEKGPCAKETGGQAGLEPVTELQGEAEAGLLPWSNGGDPQTQLCDALFTACKTGDVQTLQHLLGVPENGSLPQHSENGQSLDMARSLLNQPVDEQGCTLLHVAAQAGRAEAVCLLLEAGADPTLRDRQERTPYCTSADRRTRNAFRKFMVDHPDKYDYSRAKVPGPLTQEMEAKKLEKKRAQKAQRKQRQQAQREEQHRWEQEQERKQWFAALSDREKRALAAERRLAAQLQDTGTTLANISRCWHCGESLLGRIPFHYLDFSFCSTACLQTHRRAQAGRT
- the GLB1L gene encoding beta-galactosidase-1-like protein, with translation MGLPALGLLLAAGLLHTQASPSERSFQLDYDHNCFRKDGAPFRYISGSIHYARVPRPAWRDRLLKMYMSGLSAVQVYVPWNYHETLPGVYDFTGNRDVEAFLDLTAELGLLVILRPGPYICAEWEMGGLPAWLLWKPDIILRTSNPAYLAAVDSWLHVLLPKIKPRLYHQGGNIISVQVENEYGSYYACDYGYLRHLLGSFRALLGSEVLLFTTDSTRAEELRCGTLQGLYATVDFGPGSNVTEAFGAQRRVEPKGPLVNSEYYTGWLDYWGEAHASTSAAWVAQGLEDMLQLGASINMYMFHGGTNFAYWSGADYKGQYKPVTTSYDYDAPLSEAGDPTEKLFAIRTVISKFQPLPAGPMPPATPKYAYGWVALRKYADLLDVLDVLCPSGPIQSQFPLTFEALKQVHGFVVYHTQLPWDVPDPATLGAPPHSICDRGYVMLQKEYQGTLERDGQTTLQVTGKAGDTLDILMENMGRISFGANTSDFKGLLGNLSLNSRPLSNWLIYPLAIDTAVQQGWPHAALPKSSSGGRVGAAFYTGTFETPGIAWDTFVKLPGWSKGLLWINGFNLGRYWSCRGPQQTLFVPGSVLHAGHPNNITVLELERAPPTPLLLFLDRPLYNRTFGCSTMATE